A DNA window from Haliovirga abyssi contains the following coding sequences:
- the panC gene encoding pantoate--beta-alanine ligase: MEILKEINVVKEVIKKIKSNNQSIGFVPTMGYLHEGHLSLLKKAKEKSDVLFLSIFVNPIQFGPNEDLDKYPRDLERDVELAKKAGVDYIFFPNELKMYPPGYSTYVMVEKFTEGLCGAKRLGHFKGVSTIVLKLFNIIRPDIAVFGKKDAQQLRVIEKMVEDLNLDIEILGGEIVREKDGLALSSRNKYLTLEERKEAVVLNKSLELAELLIYKGEKNSNVIIEKVEEFINSNSNFGKIDYVEIVDYKNFEKISELSGEILIAIAVYIGNTRLIDNRILNL, translated from the coding sequence ATGGAAATTCTAAAAGAAATAAATGTGGTAAAAGAGGTTATAAAAAAAATTAAATCGAATAATCAAAGTATAGGATTTGTTCCTACTATGGGGTATTTACATGAAGGACATTTATCTTTGTTAAAGAAAGCAAAGGAAAAATCAGATGTCCTATTTTTGAGTATATTTGTAAATCCAATCCAATTTGGACCAAATGAAGATTTAGATAAGTATCCAAGAGATTTGGAAAGAGATGTTGAGTTGGCAAAAAAAGCTGGAGTTGACTATATATTTTTCCCAAATGAATTAAAAATGTATCCACCTGGATATAGCACTTATGTAATGGTAGAAAAGTTTACGGAAGGTTTATGTGGTGCAAAACGCTTAGGGCATTTTAAAGGAGTAAGTACAATTGTATTGAAATTATTTAATATTATTAGGCCTGATATAGCTGTTTTTGGAAAAAAAGATGCTCAACAATTAAGAGTTATTGAAAAAATGGTAGAAGATTTAAATCTAGATATTGAAATTTTGGGTGGAGAGATTGTAAGAGAAAAAGATGGATTAGCATTAAGTTCTAGAAATAAATATTTGACTTTAGAAGAAAGAAAAGAAGCTGTAGTTTTGAATAAATCTTTAGAATTAGCAGAGTTATTAATTTATAAAGGTGAAAAAAATAGCAATGTTATAATTGAAAAAGTAGAAGAATTTATAAATAGTAATTCTAATTTTGGAAAAATTGATTATGTTGAAATTGTAGATTATAAAAACTTTGAAAAAATATCAGAATTGAGTGGAGAAATTTTAATAGCAATAGCAGTATATATTGGAAATACGAGACTAATCGATAATAGAATCTTAAATCTATAA